Proteins from a single region of Chryseobacterium sp. W4I1:
- a CDS encoding LysM peptidoglycan-binding domain-containing protein — protein sequence MIKRFFILSSLCMVLGVSAQSSHTVVKGDNPYNIAKKYGITVDELLKLNPKFKDGKLAIGDVLTVKGEKQTVVVSKPAAVESVKPNLAGQKVGKIILQPKQTVYGITKQYRISETDLRKLNPDLDNHRKIGDEITLPLDSIKKYGGDQQVAQVTVDAKPAEPHSATPATASVDGATYVIQAKDNYYRITKQFGISQQELYALNPGLEEKGLKPGETIIVKNVKTDTNSVAEPVNPKTKIDSGNDKSTTETATTATADDFVTYTVQQGDTVFSIVNKFGISIDELIALNPDLSKGLKTGMVLKIKKQDPAYIKKSGDALSVVLMLPFGYSTNETQYRGMALDFLTGAKLAIERNARGGQKLDVKIVDSGNEASFKNSMTQINPDNTDLIIGPFFKSNVIDVLDFTKNQKIPVVAPFANSPELYNYSNLIIVETNDQTYADKIIEEVKTVYSDQKIYIVADSKKEIASYIKGGLEKAVKNPNIIVVNAPAEIQLDQNMMTGQSAPVIAILASDNDAAGEAFANKVVALSKEVQGVKAFSMYYSPVFEKKVDELSQASLVYVMDRKINTDGNFEKEILAAYKSKYCKTPPKYAIVGFDVVNDMLTRENRKGEIFKQMNKVQTQLATKFEFVKSKANGAYVNTGYRVIRLVP from the coding sequence ATGATAAAGAGGTTTTTTATTTTGTCCAGTTTATGTATGGTTTTGGGTGTATCTGCCCAGAGCTCACACACCGTTGTAAAAGGAGATAATCCTTATAATATTGCAAAAAAATACGGGATAACTGTAGATGAATTGTTAAAGCTGAATCCTAAATTCAAAGACGGTAAGCTGGCAATTGGTGACGTTCTTACCGTAAAAGGGGAAAAACAAACAGTTGTAGTTTCCAAACCTGCAGCAGTTGAAAGCGTGAAGCCCAATCTTGCAGGCCAGAAAGTTGGAAAAATTATTTTACAGCCTAAACAGACCGTTTACGGAATTACAAAGCAATACCGTATCTCCGAAACAGATCTTAGAAAACTGAATCCTGATCTTGATAACCATAGAAAAATTGGTGATGAGATCACTTTACCACTCGACAGCATTAAAAAATATGGCGGAGACCAGCAGGTTGCTCAGGTAACGGTAGATGCTAAACCGGCAGAACCGCATAGCGCAACCCCTGCAACAGCATCTGTAGACGGAGCCACGTATGTCATTCAGGCCAAAGATAATTACTACAGAATAACAAAACAGTTTGGAATCAGCCAGCAGGAATTATATGCCTTAAATCCTGGATTGGAAGAAAAAGGATTGAAGCCGGGCGAAACCATTATTGTAAAAAATGTCAAAACGGATACCAATTCAGTCGCTGAGCCGGTAAATCCGAAAACAAAAATAGACTCAGGAAACGATAAATCCACAACCGAAACTGCTACAACTGCAACGGCTGATGATTTTGTGACCTATACTGTGCAGCAGGGAGACACCGTTTTCTCTATTGTCAACAAATTTGGAATTTCAATAGACGAACTGATCGCACTGAATCCTGATCTTTCCAAAGGACTGAAAACAGGAATGGTTTTAAAGATCAAAAAGCAGGATCCGGCTTACATAAAGAAAAGCGGAGATGCATTAAGTGTTGTTTTAATGCTTCCTTTCGGGTATAGTACCAACGAAACCCAATACAGAGGGATGGCACTGGATTTCCTTACCGGGGCAAAACTGGCTATTGAAAGAAATGCCAGAGGAGGTCAGAAACTTGATGTCAAAATTGTAGATTCAGGAAACGAGGCTTCATTTAAAAACTCAATGACCCAGATCAATCCGGATAATACAGATCTTATCATTGGTCCATTCTTTAAATCCAATGTTATTGATGTCCTTGATTTTACTAAAAATCAGAAAATTCCGGTAGTTGCACCGTTTGCCAACTCCCCGGAACTGTACAATTACAGCAATTTGATCATTGTGGAAACCAATGACCAAACTTATGCAGATAAGATCATTGAGGAAGTAAAAACGGTCTATTCAGATCAGAAAATATACATAGTGGCAGACAGCAAAAAAGAAATTGCCAGCTATATTAAAGGGGGTCTTGAAAAAGCTGTTAAAAACCCTAATATAATTGTTGTGAACGCTCCTGCAGAAATCCAGCTGGATCAGAATATGATGACAGGACAGTCTGCTCCCGTTATTGCTATCCTGGCCAGTGATAATGATGCTGCCGGTGAAGCTTTTGCCAATAAAGTAGTAGCTCTTTCAAAAGAAGTGCAGGGAGTAAAAGCATTCAGTATGTATTATTCTCCGGTTTTCGAGAAAAAAGTAGATGAGCTTAGCCAGGCAAGTCTGGTCTATGTGATGGATAGAAAAATCAATACAGACGGAAATTTTGAAAAAGAGATTTTGGCTGCCTATAAAAGTAAATACTGCAAAACTCCTCCCAAATATGCCATCGTAGGTTTTGATGTTGTAAATGACATGTTGACCAGAGAAAACAGAAAAGGAGAGATATTTAAGCAGATGAATAAAGTTCAGACTCAGCTTGCTACCAAGTTTGAGTTTGTAAAATCCAAAGCAAACGGAGCTTATGTAAACACAGGATACCGTGTAATTAGATTAGTTCCTTAA
- the fabD gene encoding ACP S-malonyltransferase produces MKALVFPGQGSQFVGMGKELYDSRKDIKDLMESANEILGFDILSLMFNGTDEDLKKTEVTQPSIFIHSVAALKAVNGLGAEMVAGHSLGEFSALVANGVLSFDDGLKLVSERAKAMQEACDANPSSMAAILGIDDAKVEEICAQISGIVVPANYNCPGQLVISGETPAVEEACIKLKEAGAKRALLLPVNGAFHSPLMQPAQKRLAAAIETTKFRKATIPVYQNITTTAVTNPEEIKQNLIAQLTGPVKWTQSVQNMIKDGASNFVEVGPGKTLQGLIKKIDGSVDVASAI; encoded by the coding sequence ATGAAAGCACTTGTATTTCCTGGGCAGGGTTCTCAGTTCGTTGGAATGGGAAAAGAATTGTACGATTCTAGAAAAGACATTAAGGACTTAATGGAATCTGCCAATGAAATTTTAGGTTTCGATATTCTTTCGTTGATGTTCAACGGGACGGATGAGGATCTTAAGAAAACAGAGGTTACCCAGCCTTCCATCTTTATACATTCAGTTGCTGCTTTAAAAGCAGTAAACGGTCTTGGGGCCGAAATGGTTGCAGGACATTCTTTAGGAGAATTTTCAGCTTTAGTGGCCAACGGAGTTTTATCTTTTGATGACGGCTTAAAATTGGTTTCCGAAAGAGCAAAAGCAATGCAGGAAGCCTGCGATGCCAATCCAAGTTCTATGGCTGCTATTTTAGGTATTGATGATGCTAAAGTAGAAGAGATCTGTGCACAGATCAGTGGTATTGTGGTGCCAGCCAATTACAACTGTCCCGGACAGCTTGTTATTTCTGGAGAAACTCCTGCAGTAGAAGAAGCTTGCATAAAACTTAAAGAAGCTGGTGCAAAAAGAGCATTATTGCTTCCTGTGAATGGGGCATTTCACTCCCCACTGATGCAGCCGGCACAGAAAAGACTAGCAGCCGCTATTGAAACAACGAAATTCAGAAAAGCAACAATTCCGGTATACCAGAATATCACAACTACAGCAGTGACCAATCCTGAGGAGATCAAACAAAACCTGATCGCTCAGCTTACAGGTCCTGTAAAATGGACGCAGTCTGTTCAGAATATGATCAAAGATGGCGCATCAAACTTTGTTGAAGTCGGTCCTGGAAAAACACTTCAGGGGCTGATCAAAAAAATTGACGGTTCTGTAGATGTTGCTTCTGCAATCTAA
- a CDS encoding GYDIA family GHMP kinase, which yields MSGIFSPGKLMLTSEYFAIDGALVLAVPTKLGQEFFFDEKDDEKSLIFWEAHHQKKVWLKAVINYKNWQILETNLPSGAEFILKTLKNVQQLSKTKFKNDCTYHLKTNLQFPADYGLGSSSTLMNNLAEWAEIDPFYLNSISLGGSGYDIAVAKEKSAVLFRSKPEIIYEKVNFNPPFKNELIFIHLNQKQDSREGITFYKSKEKSQILVDEFSDITKKVLLCNELESFSELMMIHEQKISKFLEIPTVKEKFFADCPVFVKSLGAWGGDFVMSAKFHGYEDYFWGKGFNAVFQWSDIINL from the coding sequence ATGAGCGGAATATTTTCACCGGGAAAGCTTATGCTTACTTCAGAATATTTCGCAATAGACGGAGCTCTTGTCCTGGCGGTACCTACCAAGCTTGGACAAGAGTTTTTTTTTGATGAAAAAGATGATGAAAAATCATTGATTTTTTGGGAAGCCCATCATCAGAAAAAAGTATGGCTGAAGGCTGTCATCAATTATAAAAACTGGCAGATTCTTGAGACCAATCTTCCTTCAGGCGCTGAGTTTATTCTTAAAACCTTAAAGAATGTTCAGCAGCTTTCTAAAACCAAGTTCAAAAACGATTGTACTTATCATCTTAAAACCAATCTCCAGTTTCCCGCAGATTACGGACTTGGCAGCAGCTCCACTTTAATGAACAACCTTGCAGAATGGGCAGAGATTGATCCTTTCTATCTGAACAGCATCAGTCTGGGCGGAAGCGGTTATGATATTGCTGTTGCAAAAGAAAAATCAGCGGTCCTTTTCAGAAGTAAACCTGAGATTATTTATGAAAAGGTAAATTTCAATCCACCGTTCAAAAATGAGCTGATTTTTATTCATTTAAATCAGAAGCAGGACAGTAGAGAAGGAATCACTTTTTACAAGTCAAAAGAGAAGTCCCAAATACTTGTTGATGAATTTTCGGATATCACAAAGAAAGTTTTGTTATGCAACGAATTGGAAAGTTTTTCGGAACTGATGATGATTCATGAACAAAAAATTTCAAAATTCCTTGAAATTCCTACAGTTAAAGAGAAGTTTTTCGCAGACTGTCCCGTTTTTGTAAAAAGTCTGGGGGCATGGGGTGGAGATTTTGTGATGAGTGCTAAATTTCACGGCTATGAGGACTATTTTTGGGGAAAAGGTTTTAATGCCGTTTTTCAATGGTCTGATATAATTAATTTGTAA
- the pckA gene encoding phosphoenolpyruvate carboxykinase (ATP) has product MKHAKIIQDLEKLGIKGSYELVYNPSYEELYQAEISPENQGFEKAELTESGAVSVQTGIFTGRSPKDRYIVQDDVTRDTIFWDGKVNLPTTAENFDSCKGLVLNQLSEAKKIYVVDAFCGTNTDTRLKVRFIVEVAWQAHFVTNMFIRPSHYELENFGEPDFTVINGSKTTNPNWESQGLNSENFIMFNLTEKLQIIGGTWYGGEMKKGMFAMMNYYLPLKGMASMHCSANVGEEGDVALFFGLSGTGKTTLSADPKRFLIGDDEHGWDNNGVFNYEGGCYAKVIDLSAEKEPDIFRAIKRDALLENVVVHNGVADYKDGSITENTRVSYPIYHINKIVLPSKAGHAKKIVYLSADAFGVLPPVSILDENQAQYHFLCGYTSKLAGTERGITEPEPSFSPAFGEAFLTLHPTMYSKTLIGKMKEHGAKAYLVNTGWNGTGKRISLKDTRAIIDAIIDGSIENAPKTQVPIMNLEIPTQLPNVSEGILDPRETYSNATEWEEKAKDLAARYIKNFEQYCNTEEGKKLIASGPQLQQQTT; this is encoded by the coding sequence ATGAAACACGCTAAAATCATCCAGGATTTAGAAAAATTAGGGATTAAAGGAAGTTATGAATTAGTCTATAATCCTTCTTACGAGGAATTATATCAGGCTGAAATTTCTCCTGAAAATCAAGGCTTTGAGAAAGCTGAACTTACAGAATCCGGTGCAGTATCAGTGCAGACAGGAATTTTCACAGGTCGTTCACCTAAAGACAGATATATAGTTCAGGATGATGTTACAAGAGACACGATTTTCTGGGATGGTAAAGTAAACCTTCCTACCACAGCGGAAAATTTTGATTCTTGTAAAGGATTAGTGCTGAACCAGCTTTCTGAGGCTAAGAAAATTTATGTAGTGGATGCCTTTTGTGGGACCAATACAGATACAAGACTAAAAGTAAGATTCATTGTTGAAGTAGCATGGCAGGCGCATTTCGTTACGAATATGTTTATCCGTCCTTCTCATTATGAGCTTGAAAACTTTGGAGAACCGGATTTTACAGTAATTAATGGTTCTAAAACTACCAACCCGAACTGGGAATCTCAAGGATTGAATTCTGAAAACTTCATCATGTTCAACCTTACTGAAAAACTACAGATCATTGGAGGTACATGGTACGGAGGTGAAATGAAAAAAGGGATGTTTGCCATGATGAACTATTACCTTCCACTGAAAGGAATGGCTTCTATGCACTGTTCTGCAAACGTAGGAGAAGAAGGAGATGTTGCTCTTTTCTTCGGTCTTTCCGGAACTGGAAAAACAACTTTATCTGCAGATCCGAAAAGATTCCTGATTGGTGATGACGAGCACGGTTGGGACAACAATGGTGTATTCAACTACGAAGGTGGATGCTATGCGAAAGTAATTGATCTTTCAGCTGAAAAAGAACCGGATATTTTCAGAGCAATCAAAAGAGATGCGCTTCTTGAAAACGTAGTGGTACACAATGGTGTAGCTGACTATAAAGACGGATCTATTACAGAAAATACAAGAGTATCTTACCCAATTTACCATATCAACAAGATTGTTCTTCCATCAAAGGCAGGACATGCTAAAAAGATCGTTTACCTTTCTGCTGATGCATTCGGGGTATTGCCTCCGGTTTCTATTTTGGATGAAAACCAGGCTCAGTACCACTTCCTTTGTGGATATACTTCCAAACTGGCAGGTACCGAAAGAGGAATTACTGAACCGGAACCGTCTTTTTCTCCTGCATTTGGAGAAGCTTTCCTCACTCTTCACCCAACAATGTATTCTAAAACATTGATCGGAAAAATGAAGGAGCACGGAGCTAAAGCTTATTTGGTAAATACAGGATGGAACGGAACTGGAAAGAGAATTTCTCTGAAAGATACAAGAGCAATCATCGATGCAATCATCGACGGTTCTATCGAAAATGCTCCTAAAACTCAGGTTCCAATCATGAACCTTGAAATTCCTACACAGCTTCCAAATGTTTCTGAAGGTATCCTTGATCCTAGGGAAACGTACAGCAATGCTACAGAATGGGAAGAAAAAGCAAAAGATCTTGCTGCAAGATATATCAAAAACTTTGAGCAGTACTGTAATACTGAAGAAGGGAAGAAGTTAATTGCTTCAGGACCTCAGCTTCAGCAGCAGACTACTTAA
- a CDS encoding type II 3-dehydroquinate dehydratase, which translates to MKVLIVNGPNLNLLGKREPEIYGSITMETCLEELKSEFTSHDLEYYQSNIEGEIINRLQADDFDAVVINPGAYTHYSYAIADCLKNISKPKIEVHISNIYKREEFRQKSVTAASTDAVLSGFGMDGYRLAILSLK; encoded by the coding sequence ATGAAAGTTTTAATTGTAAACGGCCCCAACCTGAATCTTTTAGGCAAAAGAGAACCTGAGATCTATGGTAGTATAACCATGGAAACCTGTTTGGAAGAACTGAAATCTGAATTCACTTCTCATGATCTGGAATATTATCAATCCAATATTGAAGGAGAAATTATTAACAGGCTTCAGGCAGATGATTTTGACGCAGTCGTAATTAATCCCGGTGCTTATACGCATTATTCGTATGCTATTGCAGACTGTTTAAAGAATATCAGTAAACCAAAGATTGAAGTTCACATCAGTAATATTTACAAAAGGGAAGAATTCCGTCAGAAATCTGTGACCGCTGCCAGTACAGATGCGGTGTTGTCCGGGTTTGGAATGGACGGATACAGATTAGCAATTTTAAGTTTGAAATAA
- a CDS encoding TonB-dependent receptor, whose protein sequence is MISKSLFNSKIWIPPVAVFFLGIISVQAQEIKPKKDTITEKEIDEVVVIAYGKAKRTSYTGSVATISSDKINNRPVTNITKALEGQVPGVQAVSASGQPGSTASIRIRGVGSISASSDPLYVVDGIPFDGNINSISPNDIESISVLKDATASSLYGSRGANGIIIITTKSGKKGESRVNFNLSQGFSSRAVKDYKQVSTDQYFQLYWEALRNGYKSPQISSQQAGQMASDNLVNALGINPYGAGFPNPVGADGKLLPGAKPLWNDDWRDILQRTASRSQVDFDISGGSEKSNYFFSLGYLDDKGIAIESGFQKFATRLKVNTEVKKWLNAGVNLSYTNSIQNAPPSSDSRTDNIINAARVIPSFYPYYERNEDGSYRLDAQGNRIYDFGKYRPTSALQNQNAAATLPLDKNENKEDNFSGKGFLEFTFLPELKFKTSFSIDLVNYNGHYYSNPLIGEGSETGGSVTRSNTRTLSYTTSNILTYDKKFGKHHINILGGQEFYKYDYQTISGSRSQFSLPYYYEPDAAALLGSFSGNSDKFSLLSFLGRAEYDFNNTYFLSVSGRADGSSRFYTDNRWGKFWSVGGSWKVSNESFIKDLNFFNQLTLRASYGGQGNDKLRRPNGSSLYYAYQELYKFYNNLGEPGTVLEKIQTNDVKWETNLNLNVGLEFAILNNRIKGNVEYFKRKSQDLLFNMPVAPSLGISDFPFNVGTIQNTGFEFSLFTTPIRNDNFQWNVDVNLSTLHNKITKLPKGAVISGTKRLEVGGSIYDFYLQEWKGVDPSNGKPLWRYIYQDANGNTVDGTTSEYAKATRTLQGSALPKVTGGVTTSVSYKNFDLSGLLTFSIGGKILDTDYTSLMSNGSAGGRAWSAEMLNRWTPENPNTDVPALSTTTNNWNSSSSRFLYSGTYARLKNVSLGYTLPSDYFEKLGLKKFRIYVQAENLLTFYKHKGMDPEQALDGTTYYRYPAMRTITFGLQATL, encoded by the coding sequence ATGATTAGTAAAAGTTTATTTAATTCTAAGATCTGGATTCCACCAGTCGCTGTATTTTTCTTAGGTATTATCAGTGTACAGGCACAGGAAATTAAGCCAAAAAAAGATACAATCACCGAAAAAGAAATTGATGAGGTGGTAGTAATTGCTTATGGTAAAGCCAAAAGAACAAGCTACACAGGTTCAGTAGCCACTATCTCAAGTGATAAGATCAATAACCGGCCTGTTACCAATATTACAAAGGCTCTGGAAGGGCAGGTTCCGGGTGTTCAGGCAGTAAGTGCTTCAGGACAGCCGGGTTCTACGGCATCTATCAGGATTCGAGGAGTGGGCTCTATAAGTGCTTCCAGTGATCCTTTATATGTTGTGGATGGAATTCCTTTTGATGGAAACATCAATTCCATCAGCCCCAATGATATTGAATCCATCAGTGTTCTGAAAGATGCTACAGCAAGTTCATTATACGGCTCAAGAGGAGCTAACGGAATTATCATCATTACCACAAAATCCGGCAAGAAAGGAGAATCCAGAGTGAATTTTAATCTCAGTCAGGGATTTTCCAGCAGAGCGGTCAAAGATTATAAGCAGGTGAGTACGGATCAGTATTTCCAGCTGTATTGGGAAGCATTGAGAAATGGTTACAAGTCTCCTCAGATCTCTTCACAACAGGCAGGACAGATGGCAAGTGATAATCTTGTCAATGCACTTGGGATCAATCCTTACGGAGCCGGATTTCCAAATCCTGTGGGAGCAGACGGAAAACTTCTTCCTGGAGCAAAACCTTTATGGAATGACGACTGGCGAGATATTCTTCAAAGAACAGCATCCAGAAGTCAGGTTGATTTTGATATCAGCGGGGGCAGCGAAAAAAGTAATTATTTTTTTTCATTAGGGTATTTGGATGATAAAGGAATTGCCATTGAGTCTGGTTTTCAAAAATTCGCAACCAGATTGAAGGTTAATACTGAAGTTAAAAAATGGTTGAATGCAGGAGTGAATTTAAGCTATACCAACAGTATCCAGAATGCACCGCCATCATCGGATTCAAGAACAGACAATATCATCAATGCAGCAAGGGTAATTCCGTCTTTTTATCCTTATTATGAGAGAAATGAAGATGGAAGCTACCGACTGGATGCACAGGGAAACAGAATTTACGATTTCGGAAAATACAGACCTACAAGTGCACTGCAGAATCAGAATGCTGCAGCAACGCTTCCTTTAGACAAAAATGAAAACAAAGAGGATAACTTCTCAGGAAAAGGATTTTTGGAGTTTACTTTCCTTCCGGAACTGAAATTTAAAACCAGCTTTTCAATTGATTTAGTGAATTACAATGGACATTATTACTCCAATCCGCTTATCGGAGAGGGAAGTGAGACTGGAGGATCTGTTACGAGATCAAATACCAGGACACTTTCTTATACCACCAGTAATATTCTGACGTATGACAAAAAATTCGGAAAACACCATATCAATATTTTAGGAGGTCAGGAGTTTTATAAATATGATTATCAAACGATTTCCGGTTCCAGAAGCCAGTTTTCGCTGCCTTACTATTACGAACCTGATGCGGCTGCCCTGTTAGGGAGCTTCAGTGGAAATAGTGATAAATTCTCTTTGTTGAGTTTCCTGGGAAGAGCAGAATATGATTTTAACAATACTTATTTCTTATCCGTATCCGGAAGAGCAGATGGTTCTTCAAGATTTTATACAGATAACAGATGGGGAAAATTTTGGTCAGTAGGAGGTTCATGGAAAGTTTCAAATGAAAGTTTTATCAAGGATCTGAATTTCTTTAATCAACTGACGCTTCGTGCGAGTTACGGAGGTCAAGGGAATGATAAATTACGTAGACCTAACGGATCTTCGCTTTATTACGCTTACCAGGAACTGTATAAATTTTATAATAACCTTGGCGAGCCGGGAACGGTTCTTGAAAAAATACAGACCAATGATGTGAAATGGGAAACCAATCTTAATTTAAATGTAGGTTTAGAGTTTGCTATTCTTAATAACAGGATTAAAGGGAATGTAGAATATTTTAAAAGAAAGAGCCAGGATCTTCTTTTTAATATGCCGGTTGCACCATCTCTTGGAATCAGTGATTTTCCTTTTAATGTCGGGACCATACAGAATACAGGTTTTGAATTCTCATTATTCACAACACCCATCAGAAATGATAATTTCCAGTGGAATGTGGATGTCAACCTGAGTACTTTACATAATAAGATTACAAAGCTGCCAAAGGGAGCTGTCATATCCGGCACTAAGCGCCTAGAAGTAGGAGGTTCTATCTATGATTTTTATCTTCAGGAATGGAAAGGAGTAGATCCTTCCAACGGAAAACCTCTCTGGAGATACATTTACCAGGATGCCAACGGAAATACGGTAGACGGGACCACTTCTGAATATGCAAAAGCGACACGGACCCTGCAGGGATCCGCATTACCTAAAGTAACGGGTGGAGTTACCACAAGTGTATCTTATAAAAACTTTGATCTTTCAGGATTGCTGACATTCAGCATTGGCGGAAAGATTCTTGATACTGATTACACCTCGTTAATGTCTAACGGAAGCGCTGGCGGACGTGCCTGGAGTGCAGAAATGCTAAACAGATGGACTCCGGAAAACCCGAACACAGATGTTCCTGCGTTAAGCACAACAACAAATAACTGGAATTCTTCTTCTTCAAGGTTTTTATATTCAGGAACCTATGCAAGACTTAAAAATGTGAGTCTGGGGTATACACTTCCTTCGGATTATTTTGAGAAACTGGGTCTAAAAAAGTTCAGGATTTATGTTCAGGCCGAAAACCTTCTGACCTTCTATAAGCATAAAGGAATGGATCCGGAACAGGCTCTGGATGGGACCACTTATTACAGATATCCTGCGATGAGAACGATAACTTTCGGTCTTCAGGCAACTCTTTAA
- a CDS encoding RagB/SusD family nutrient uptake outer membrane protein, which produces MKKLKYISFALIALWSLTSCENELETAPTDQASGEEVFKTAESAETVINGAWAKLNDDGPTYANLGYSTVLRASDAMGSDVAVLTNKYGYASTYAFTEMINNTVSRPQFIWSALYSTINNMNNVITRIDQTEGSQAKKDQVKGQAKALRAFCYLNLASFYQFSYLKDKTALTAPIYTEPSTISSVPKKRASLEEIYTLIKSDLTEADNLLTNYTRNNKDKINKAVVNGLLARAYLNTGEWSKAAAAAKAARTGYALMTSEKYKEGFNDINNGEWIWGHGQTQEQSGASYAFHFLDVSSSGSYYYSFMADPFFKSLFDANDIRSQLFQWDGLPGREGLLRYSKFKFKTGLIADIVLMRAAEMYLIEAEAEARNGNVTNAVIALNQLKTARNANPYTGSLAQDDVIKEILIERRKELFGEGFSLSDIIRTQGTVVRKPFVDANGQPIKVQITTPDGTVKTVNGRGHSVFNFPDQSAFAPNSKYYLFSIPQKEIENNPNL; this is translated from the coding sequence ATGAAAAAATTAAAATATATATCTTTTGCTTTGATTGCCCTATGGTCGCTGACAAGCTGTGAAAACGAGCTGGAAACGGCTCCTACAGATCAGGCTAGTGGGGAAGAGGTTTTCAAAACAGCGGAAAGTGCTGAAACAGTCATCAATGGTGCCTGGGCAAAATTGAATGATGATGGACCTACCTATGCGAATCTCGGTTATTCAACAGTGCTTAGAGCGAGTGATGCGATGGGAAGTGATGTTGCTGTTCTGACGAATAAATACGGCTACGCTTCTACCTACGCTTTCACAGAGATGATCAATAATACAGTTTCCCGACCGCAGTTTATATGGTCAGCCCTATATTCTACGATCAATAATATGAATAATGTAATCACCCGTATTGACCAGACAGAAGGAAGCCAGGCGAAGAAGGATCAGGTAAAGGGACAGGCTAAAGCATTGCGTGCATTCTGCTATCTAAACCTGGCAAGCTTTTACCAGTTTAGTTATCTGAAAGACAAAACGGCGCTTACAGCCCCAATTTATACGGAACCATCAACAATCAGTTCTGTGCCAAAGAAAAGAGCAAGCCTGGAAGAAATTTATACTTTGATTAAAAGCGATCTGACAGAAGCGGATAATCTACTGACCAATTATACCAGAAATAATAAGGATAAGATCAACAAAGCAGTAGTCAACGGACTTCTAGCAAGAGCTTATCTGAATACCGGTGAATGGAGCAAAGCAGCAGCAGCGGCAAAAGCAGCCAGAACAGGTTACGCTTTAATGACCTCTGAAAAATACAAAGAAGGTTTCAATGATATCAATAATGGAGAATGGATCTGGGGACACGGACAGACTCAGGAGCAGTCGGGGGCAAGCTATGCTTTCCATTTTCTTGATGTATCTTCTTCAGGAAGTTATTACTACAGCTTTATGGCGGATCCTTTTTTCAAAAGTTTATTTGATGCCAATGATATCAGATCCCAGCTATTTCAGTGGGATGGACTCCCAGGTAGGGAAGGACTGTTAAGATATTCCAAGTTTAAATTTAAAACCGGACTTATCGCAGATATTGTGTTAATGAGAGCCGCAGAAATGTACCTGATCGAAGCTGAGGCAGAAGCCAGAAACGGAAATGTTACCAATGCGGTTATAGCTTTAAATCAATTGAAAACAGCGAGAAATGCCAATCCTTACACCGGATCTCTAGCTCAGGATGATGTTATCAAAGAAATCCTGATTGAAAGAAGAAAAGAACTTTTTGGAGAAGGTTTCTCTCTTTCAGATATCATAAGAACGCAGGGGACAGTGGTAAGAAAACCATTTGTAGATGCTAATGGCCAGCCGATAAAAGTACAGATTACCACTCCGGACGGAACAGTAAAAACAGTGAACGGAAGAGGACACTCGGTCTTTAATTTCCCTGACCAGTCTGCTTTTGCACCAAACAGTAAGTATTATCTGTTTAGTATTCCGCAGAAGGAGATTGAGAATAATCCGAATTTATAG